CATCAGAGAGTAAACTGACTCTTGCATCCGTGCTCCTCCAGATGAAGAGACAAGAATAACTGGAATACTCTCTTTTAATGCATGTTCAATTAGGAGTGTGATTCTTTCCCCAACAACGGATCCCATCGATCCGCCCATAAATCCAAAGTCTAAAATCCCAAGAGCGACTCTATTCCCTCCCATTTCACAGGTTCCAGCCAGAATCGCTTCATTCCGGCCCGTCTTCTTCTGCGCTCTTTCTAGGCGCTGAATATAGGGTTCGGAATCAACAAAGGTTAAAGGGTCTTTAGGATGGACTTCACTGAATAGTTCCTCAAAAGTTCCTTCATCGGCAAGAAGATCGGCGCGCTGTATTGCTGAAAGACGGTAATGATGTTCGCATTTTGGACAGCAATTGTGATTCGATTGAAGTTCATTAGCATGGACCATCTCTTCGCATTTCGTGCATTTGATCCAACCACTAAACCCGTCTTTTTTCGTCGACTCGACTTGAACCATCTGTCGACGACGTGTAAAAAGATTTAAAAAATTCATATCAAGCCATCTTGATTAAGTATTTGCCGAAAGGTTACCAAACCGGTCAAAAGAACACAACCTTGATCATCCCTAAGCTTGTAATTTAATTTTTAAAATATTGCGCGTAATTGCTCCTATCGCCGTCAATTTAATTCCTTTGGGTACCGCTGTAAAAGTTTCTGAAAAAGCTTCAACTGTTGAAGGGCTCGTAAAAATAATTTCGTCAAAACTTTTTAAATCTGGTTTGACACCTGGAATCTTTTTCTTTGTATCATAAATGGACACTTTCTGATGACGCACTCTCCGGAGCATCAAGGAAGAGGAAAGTGCAGAACGTGCTCTTGAAGATTGCGGCAGAAGAACATAGGCATCATCCAAATCTTCCATTGCCAAGAGGTGAATCACTCCTTCCTGGGTCTCTTCTACTGCCACTTCATCAACTTTTACCCCTCTCTCTTCTAGAGCTTTAGCAGTTACCTTCCCTACCGCAAAAACCTTTTTTCCTTGAAGTTTCACCTTGTAATACTCCATGCAATCGCAAAAAATTCGCGCCCCATTTTTACTTGTGAGTATCACGTGGGTATACTCAGAAAAGTCGGCCATTGCTGTTTGTATTTCAAACCCCTGAAAATCGCGTGGAATAATCTCTATAAGCGGAAGGTGCTCCATCCCCTTTTTCCCTTCTGTTCCTAAATAAAGAACCCTTTTCTTTTTTCGAGAGTCTAAACTTTTAAATACCTCTTCCATTTCAAAGTCCCCATCTCGCGCGACCACAGCAAGTTTCCCTTGGAGCGGTGCTCCCTTCCCAGGAAGGGTTACCCGATTTCGACCTGTTAAGCCCAACCGGATCAGGGCCGCCTCAGCAACAACAAGTGCATCGACTTCTCCTCGGTCCAGCATCTCTAATCGCATGTCAACGGGCCCACGCAACTCTTTGCAAAGAAAATCAGGGCGCAGCCCTTTAACGACCTTATTGCGACGAAAAGATGAAGAGCCAATCACAGCTCCCCTCTTTAGAGTCTCTAACCGATCTCCGTCTCGCATGACTAAGCTATCACTTGAATCAATTCCCCGTGTTAGGGCAACAAGACTAAGCCCCTTTGGAATTGGGTCTGGCAAATCTTTTGCTGAGTGAATCCCCACATTGTATTGTCCCCCTAAGACTTTTTCATCTATTTCCCTCGTGAAAAAATCCGTCTTATCCATCGGACCTAGCGATGAAACAAGGTCTCGATCCCCCACAGTTTCTTCCCACCTGCACTCATACTCGATCCCGAGTTCTCCTATAATCTCTTCCACCTGTCGCTGCGAAAGCTTCGATCCCCGTGCTCCCACCTTTATTTTCATCAATAAACGCTCCTCCAAAAGACTCCCAAAGCCCCGAGCATAAACTTTTTTTTTTCACACCACAAGAGTAATTTATTAAGAGCCTGTCAGGAATGTCACTAATCGCATAGGTTTTGCGATTATCCCAGCAATGTCTTGATCGCTTCTTCAACACGAGTGACGCCTTGGAGTACAATTTTTTCTGAAAGTTTCTTGTTAAGGCCTTTGAGATTTTTAGTGCTGAGAATACACCGCTTGAATCCCATGTTAATGGATTCTTTAATACGACTTTCAATGCGAGGAATACTTCGCACTTCACCGCCAAGCCCCACTTCTCCCATCACAATTGTGTCTGAGGGAATAGGCTTGTTACAATAACAAGAAGCGATGGCTAGAATCGTACCAAGATCGATCGCCGGCTCGGTAATTTTCATCCCCCCAGCAATGGAAACAAAAACATCGAGAGCATGAAGTTGATACCCCATCCGTTTCTCAAGAACGGCGAGAAGAAGGGTCAGCCGTTTAGGATCAAGACCTGTGGAGCGCCGAGTGGAGGTTGCAAAAGAGCTGGGGGCAACAAGAGCCTGCACCTCAATTAACAAAGAGCGGGTTCCTTCAATCGTTGGAATGATAACAGACCCCGGAGCGCCGGTCATTCTCTCTTCTAAAAAAGTCAATGAGGGATTGAGAATTTCAACCAATCCCTTTTCATTCATCTGAAAAAGAGCCACATCATCTGTCGGTCCAAAACGATTTTTAACCGAGCGCATCAGACGATATCCATGTTGACGATCCCCTTCAAACTCAAGGACGGTATCGACAATATGCTCAAGCACGCGTGGCCCCGCGATATCGCCGCTTTTCGTCACATGACCTATAAGAAACGTTGTGATTCCACTCCCTTTGGCAAGGTGCATACATTCCATGGCAATCTCGCGCACTTGCGTCACAGAACCAGGGGCAGAGGAAAGCTCACTTTTATAAACAATCTGAACGGAATCGACAATCAAGACATCAGGATGAATTTTTTCGATTTGTGCACGAATTTGAGAAAAATTCGTTTCGCTATAGAGATAGATTTTATCACTCTTAATGCCGAGCCTTTTGGCTCGAAGAGAGGTTTGTTCTGCCGACTCTTCTCCGCAAATATATAAGACTGTCAGTCCCTGATCAGCTAAGCGCTTGGAAAGTTGGAGGAGCATCGTAGATTTTCCAATCCCCGGCTCGCCTCCAAGCAAGTTAAGGGAACCTGAAACAATCCCCCCTCCCATTAAGCGATCAAACTCTCGGTATCCTGTATGCATACGCTTGAAATTTGCGGCATCGACATCTTCGATTAATACGGGCTTGGTTTCCCGAGAAACCTTTGCTTCAAACCGTCCGACTTTTTCACTGACTTCAAGCTCTTCAGCAAGAGAATCCCAACTCTTGCAAATATTGCAACTTCCTGTCCATTTGAATTGCTTATTACCGCACTCATTGCACACCCAAACCGACTTCTGCTTGACCATTTATAACCCTAAGTTTTCAATTGCGTTTTCTGCAGCGCTTTGCTCTGCCTCTTTTTTGGAAGACCCTTTCCCCTGACCAAGCTCTCTATTGTCGAGGTGCACTTTAATAAAAAAGGTCTTGAGATGATCAGGTCCCTCCTCTTTGAGCACTTCATAATCTGGGGGTTTTTGGTGGTTTTTTTGGCAATAATCCTGAAGCTCAGCCTTCCAGTTTCGATGAGGCTTTTCAATGATTGAGAGAACATCCTCCCTGAACTGATCAAAGAAAAATGTGCGGGCTGCTTCAACTCCTCCGTCAAGATAAAGTGCTCCAATGATTGCTTCAAAAAGATCCGCAAGAATCGTCCCACGTCCCTTTCCTTCATTCATAGCCTCCCCTTTTCCAACCATGAGAAACTTCTCTAAATCAATTTTTTGAAGATACAACGTGCAGGCTGGAGCTTCAACCAAACGAGAGCGGAGATATGAAAGCTCTCCTTCAGGGCGATCAGGAAGATAGTTGTACAGAAAATCACTGACGATCAACCCAAGAATAGCATCACCTAAAAATTCTAATCGCTCATTATGCCCCTCAACAACATCGCGATTCTCATTGGTAAATGAACGGTGAATAAAGGCAAGCTCGATCAACGACTTTTCTTTAAATATATAGTTAATTTGTGCTTCAATCAGAGGAACGCCTTTCCTCAAATGATCATACGTATTCATTGGACTTCTGGCTCTAAAATCATTATAATGATCCTACCAAATATATTGTAAAAGGTAAACATGCGGTTTGCGCTTACTAAAGATCATCTTGATTTCTTCTATCGGAACCATTACATCGAGTTTGAAGATCTTCTGACTCTTGAAGACGTGCTTTCGCTCGAAGAGGCTGTTGAAGATGTTCTCACAAAACGGATGGGAAAGAACCGCAACCCTAAAAAGGTTTACCTAGCAGGGAGCCACTGCTGGCAAGACGACCCCCGCATTACAAAAGCCGTGCTAAGCCCTCGCCTTGCCGAAATCGTCTCGCAGCTTACAAAAGAGCGCACCCTCCGTTTAGCATCAAGCCAAATCCTTTCCGGGAGCCTCTCAGAGGAAAAAGTTTTCAACGAACCGATGCCTCTTGAAAACCTCTGCTCAGTTCAAAAAGTATCATGCGGGGTCATTCTCCACCTCTCCTCATCCGAAGAGCTCGACGATCCTCAACCTAAAAAACCTGGAAGCGCCACCTTCTTCTCTACAAGGCTTCCCATCTCATTCGACTACCTTACCAAGACCTCTCAACTCACCCAACTCTTTTTTATCTACTCAGTGGAAAATGCTCTCTACACCCTCACTCCTACCGATCCTCATACCCATGCTCTAAAAAAGCTCGGCTATGGCTTCGGCGATCACGTGCGCCCAGACACGCATCCCATTGCCATCACTCCATAATAAATAATTATTCTTCTATTTTATTAGTTTAAATCAATTCCATTTCTCAATAGAATTCCCCCAAATTTATTTACATGATGGAGGGAATAATCATGTCAGTTGTCAGTTCAAGCATTACTCCCCTTAGCAATGTGCCTAAGCTAAACGGATCACACTACACACAACTTAATCAAAATAGATCTATAGACCGGGCTCAGATTGCTTAACTAAACTCAATGAGGCTCAATCTATACTGATAAGAGCTTTTGATATTGAGCCAAATAATGCCTTAATATTACGCTCAATAGGTCGAAGATTATTGCTGGAAGAACACTTTCTCTCTGGATTTTCTCGTCTCTTTGTACTTTGCCAAGCTCGGGACACCTTTGAGAAATCCCTTGCTATCAAACCCGAACACACCTCAACACTGCGCTTATTAGCGAAACTTAACAAGGCTCAGAAAAAGCTTACAGATTCTCTTGCCATTGCGCCAAAAAACGCTTTTGGTTTGCAAACGTTAAGAAACGTGCTCAAAGCAAAAAAAACTCAGGTTGAATCCGAAGAAACAGCTTCTTGAAGATACACTCATAGATTAGGTTTGAAATTATTTTTCAGGGGGCGTACTCTGTTAGGGTGAGCAAGTACGAATTTTATCAGACTTCGCTTGAAAAAAAGCAGGAACAAAAAGAGTACAGGCAACTTAGGTGCGTAGCTGCGTTGGAGGAAAAGAACGACAATAGTCGTCTGAACTTCACCTCAAGCGACATCTTAGGCCTTTCTCGACACCCTTATGTGAAAAAAAATACGATTAAGTATGTTTTGGAGTGGGGCGCAGGAACAACACCTAACCGCCTTGTGACGGAGCATTTGGAATGTCACCGCGCTGTAGAGGAAAAACTTGCTGACCTGGTTGGAAAGGAAACCTCTCTTCTGTTCCCATCGGCATATAATGCTCATCAGCAAATCCTATCGACTCTTATGAACAACCGCTGCATGATTTTTATCGACCGGTACTGTCATCATGGATTGATTCAAGCGGCAATTAGCTCGGGTGCTCAAGTCTTCCGCTATGAGCATAATAATCTAGAGCAGCTGCGAGCTTTACTTGAAAAAACAAATAGCACAAACCACAAATGGGTTGTGACTGAATCGTTATTTGGAATCAATGGCATGACTGCTGACCTGAAAAAAGTCGTGGAGGTGGCGGATCAATATGGTGCGCTTACTTACGTCGATGACTCCCACAGCGTGGGTGTTATGGGAAAATACGGAATGGGTCTTGCATCTCATCGAAAAGGAATCGATGTGGTGTTTGGAAGTTTTGGAAAGCAATCAGGAACGTTTGGCGCGTACCTTGCAACCAACCAACTTTTTCGAAGCTACCTTTTAGCATTCAATCCTGAGCTTCTTGAAATAACGATGCTTCCTCCTGCAGGACTTGGGGCAATAAGCGGCTCCCTAGACTTAATTCCAGACATGCACGTAGAAAGGCAAAAGATAGACATGCTCAGCCATACTCTTAGAGAGCTCCTTACAAATAACCACTGGGATATCGGGAGTGGAACCAGTCATATCATCCCTCTTACTTGCTCAAAAGAAAGTGAATGTCTCAGGCTATCAAATGCTCTTCTCAAAACAAATATTTTGGCCACAACGCTCCGCCCTCCTCTTGTTCCCCAAGGAGCAATGCGCCTCTGCTTCACGGTGAATGCATTGCATATTCCAGAGGATATAAATCTTTTAGTCGAAACTCTCCAAAGCCTCCGCGAGGAACCCAGCCTCTCTGTTGTATAGGAAGGAATACTCTTCTATTCTAGAAGATCCTGCCATACCAATGCGGCAAATGGGCTCTTATATTCTTCAGCTTTTAGACAAAGCCCCCCAGGAATTTTTTAACCCAATTGGTGCCTGTAATATATATTTATTAGTATACAATATTAGTTTTTTTTAATTTAACTAGTGTTGTGTGAGTTGATCTTTTCTCTAAGCTGAAATAAGAGGAAGAAAAGATGTATACAAAAAAGCAAAAGATCGAAGTCTACATTAATTTCTTTCTAGCTGTCTTTGCTATAGAAATTTTTCATATTTTTATTGCCCGCAAGGGAATCTTGAAAAGATATGAATCAGGGCAAGATTTGCCTTGGACTCTCCCCCTTCATGTGCTCTTTCCCCTTACGTTTAAACGATTGGCTCATTCATAGCAGAAGGCATCTGGATATTCTTCGATGTCCCCCATTAAAGTCTCTTTATCAATCTTGATCGCAGGTCTATTCTTAGTTTGTTTTGAAAAAAGAGGCCTGTCTTTTAAGCCTTCTAACATGGCGGCAGCGGCTGCTCGCGTAAATATTGCCGAACCAAAACCTCTAAATGAATCAGAACACATTGAGACAATGATTGAGTGGGCTCAGAAAGCTGGTAGAAAATTCCCTGAGTCTTACATCCCAACTCTAAGAGATCATACAGAAAGCCGATCACCAGAAGCCTTTCAGCAAATCGTTAGAAATCTACTTGATACGAAACGTCTTTAAGCAAAATAATCGCTTTCTAAGCGAAATTATAAGGCGCACATCCTATGGAGACTGCGCCTTTTTTGTTTTAATAGGACTTTGCAAAGAGGACTCTCTGGGAGCTCGGATTCCCAGTAAATGGGCAAGTTCCTTCTTCTTTAGGACCGTCTAGTGGGATACACCGGATCGTCACACTTAAGTCTTTTTGAACCATTTCTTCAACTGCAGAGTCTCCTGACCAATGGCAGCTGGCAAACCCCGTATCCTTCTTAAAAAAGTTATAGAATTCTTCTTTGGTGTTGACCTCTTTTACGCGGCTATCACGAAAAGCCTTCGCTTTTTGATAGAGGTTCTTTTGGATCTCCTCAAGTTGATCAACAACAGAATTAAGAAGTTCTTCTTCTGATTGCTTTTCAAAATCCTTATGTCCTTTATTTCTCTTAGCAATAGAAAGCTGATTTTGTTCCAGCTCACGAGGTCCCACTTCGATACGGATTGGCACCCCTTTCTTAATCCAAGACCACACCTTCTCCCCGCTCCGCATATCGCGCTCATCAAGATGAACAGTGAGAAGATCTTCGCAGTAGTGGATCGACTGCAATTTCTTCTTTAGCTCGCGGCAGTAGGCAAGAACCTTTTCTTTGGCCTCGGGCTTATGGATAAGGGGAAGGATTACAACCTGAGCTGAAGCGATACGAGGAGGGAGAACGAGGCCATCGTCGTCCCCATGCACCATCACCATCCCCCCGATCATGCGAGTGGTCACCCCCCAAGAGGTCGTCCAAGCAGGCACTTGGTTTCCTTCCTTATCTTGAAAGGTGATATCCTGAGCTTTAGAAAAGTTTTGACCAAGGAAGTGGGAAGTCCCCCCTTGCAGGGCCTTTCCGTCTTGCATCATGGCTTCGAAGGTAAAGGTCGCAACGGCCCCAGGGAATCGTTCGCTTTCGGTTTTTTCCCCCTTAAAGACAGGAATCGCAAGCTTGTTTTCTACAAAGTCAACGTAAATATCGAGCATCCGACGGGTTTCTTCTTGCGCTTCTTCTTCCGTCGCATGCACGGTATGCCCTTCTTGCCAAAGGAACTCTGCTGTGCGAAGGAACAAACGTGTACGCATCTCCCAACGGACAACGTTTGCCCACTGGTTGATAAGAAGAGGCAAGTCGCGATGAGACTCGATCCACCTAGAGAACATATCACCGATAATCATCTCAGAGGTAGGCCGCACAATAAGAGGCTCTTCGAGTTCTCCACCAGGAACAAGCTTTCCGTCTTCTCCCTGTACCAAGCGATGATGAGTCACAACCGCGCACTCTTTAGCAAACCCTTCAACGTGCTTTGCTTCTTTTTCCAAGTAACTCAAGGGAATGAAAAGAGGAAAGTAAGCATTTTGGTGCCCCGTTTCTTTGAACCGACGGTCCAAGATCCGTTGGATATTTTCCCACAGAGCATAGCCCCAAGGCTTGATAACCATACATCCTCGCACGGGAGAGTGTTCGGCAAGTTCTGCCACTTTGATTACTTGTTGATACCATTCTGGATAGTCTTCTTCCCGCGTTGGGCTTACTGCAGTCCTTGGCTTATTCATTGCGTCAGTTCCTTCTGAAGTTGGCGTTTGAGAGTTTCTCGCACCTGTATTAGATCGTTTTGAGTCCATCCTTGCCCTAAAATAGAGAAGGTATTGGAAAG
The window above is part of the Candidatus Neptunochlamydia sp. REUL1 genome. Proteins encoded here:
- the accD gene encoding acetyl-CoA carboxylase, carboxyltransferase subunit beta → MNFLNLFTRRRQMVQVESTKKDGFSGWIKCTKCEEMVHANELQSNHNCCPKCEHHYRLSAIQRADLLADEGTFEELFSEVHPKDPLTFVDSEPYIQRLERAQKKTGRNEAILAGTCEMGGNRVALGILDFGFMGGSMGSVVGERITLLIEHALKESIPVILVSSSGGARMQESVYSLMQMAKTSAALARLHNAGIPYISVLANPTTGGVTASFASLGDIMIAEPDALIGFAGPRVVEQTIRQKLPDTAQKSEFLLEKGMIDCIVKRGELKEKIVFFTEFLTGNQKLPEKNGKKVEQEKLDDLIALSQKEREKNAIKVSKP
- a CDS encoding uroporphyrinogen-III synthase; protein product: MKIKVGARGSKLSQRQVEEIIGELGIEYECRWEETVGDRDLVSSLGPMDKTDFFTREIDEKVLGGQYNVGIHSAKDLPDPIPKGLSLVALTRGIDSSDSLVMRDGDRLETLKRGAVIGSSSFRRNKVVKGLRPDFLCKELRGPVDMRLEMLDRGEVDALVVAEAALIRLGLTGRNRVTLPGKGAPLQGKLAVVARDGDFEMEEVFKSLDSRKKKRVLYLGTEGKKGMEHLPLIEIIPRDFQGFEIQTAMADFSEYTHVILTSKNGARIFCDCMEYYKVKLQGKKVFAVGKVTAKALEERGVKVDEVAVEETQEGVIHLLAMEDLDDAYVLLPQSSRARSALSSSLMLRRVRHQKVSIYDTKKKIPGVKPDLKSFDEIIFTSPSTVEAFSETFTAVPKGIKLTAIGAITRNILKIKLQA
- the radA gene encoding DNA repair protein RadA, translating into MVKQKSVWVCNECGNKQFKWTGSCNICKSWDSLAEELEVSEKVGRFEAKVSRETKPVLIEDVDAANFKRMHTGYREFDRLMGGGIVSGSLNLLGGEPGIGKSTMLLQLSKRLADQGLTVLYICGEESAEQTSLRAKRLGIKSDKIYLYSETNFSQIRAQIEKIHPDVLIVDSVQIVYKSELSSAPGSVTQVREIAMECMHLAKGSGITTFLIGHVTKSGDIAGPRVLEHIVDTVLEFEGDRQHGYRLMRSVKNRFGPTDDVALFQMNEKGLVEILNPSLTFLEERMTGAPGSVIIPTIEGTRSLLIEVQALVAPSSFATSTRRSTGLDPKRLTLLLAVLEKRMGYQLHALDVFVSIAGGMKITEPAIDLGTILAIASCYCNKPIPSDTIVMGEVGLGGEVRSIPRIESRIKESINMGFKRCILSTKNLKGLNKKLSEKIVLQGVTRVEEAIKTLLG
- the rnc gene encoding ribonuclease III, with protein sequence MNTYDHLRKGVPLIEAQINYIFKEKSLIELAFIHRSFTNENRDVVEGHNERLEFLGDAILGLIVSDFLYNYLPDRPEGELSYLRSRLVEAPACTLYLQKIDLEKFLMVGKGEAMNEGKGRGTILADLFEAIIGALYLDGGVEAARTFFFDQFREDVLSIIEKPHRNWKAELQDYCQKNHQKPPDYEVLKEEGPDHLKTFFIKVHLDNRELGQGKGSSKKEAEQSAAENAIENLGL
- a CDS encoding aminotransferase class I/II-fold pyridoxal phosphate-dependent enzyme, with the translated sequence MSKYEFYQTSLEKKQEQKEYRQLRCVAALEEKNDNSRLNFTSSDILGLSRHPYVKKNTIKYVLEWGAGTTPNRLVTEHLECHRAVEEKLADLVGKETSLLFPSAYNAHQQILSTLMNNRCMIFIDRYCHHGLIQAAISSGAQVFRYEHNNLEQLRALLEKTNSTNHKWVVTESLFGINGMTADLKKVVEVADQYGALTYVDDSHSVGVMGKYGMGLASHRKGIDVVFGSFGKQSGTFGAYLATNQLFRSYLLAFNPELLEITMLPPAGLGAISGSLDLIPDMHVERQKIDMLSHTLRELLTNNHWDIGSGTSHIIPLTCSKESECLRLSNALLKTNILATTLRPPLVPQGAMRLCFTVNALHIPEDINLLVETLQSLREEPSLSVV
- the proS gene encoding proline--tRNA ligase, with the protein product MNKPRTAVSPTREEDYPEWYQQVIKVAELAEHSPVRGCMVIKPWGYALWENIQRILDRRFKETGHQNAYFPLFIPLSYLEKEAKHVEGFAKECAVVTHHRLVQGEDGKLVPGGELEEPLIVRPTSEMIIGDMFSRWIESHRDLPLLINQWANVVRWEMRTRLFLRTAEFLWQEGHTVHATEEEAQEETRRMLDIYVDFVENKLAIPVFKGEKTESERFPGAVATFTFEAMMQDGKALQGGTSHFLGQNFSKAQDITFQDKEGNQVPAWTTSWGVTTRMIGGMVMVHGDDDGLVLPPRIASAQVVILPLIHKPEAKEKVLAYCRELKKKLQSIHYCEDLLTVHLDERDMRSGEKVWSWIKKGVPIRIEVGPRELEQNQLSIAKRNKGHKDFEKQSEEELLNSVVDQLEEIQKNLYQKAKAFRDSRVKEVNTKEEFYNFFKKDTGFASCHWSGDSAVEEMVQKDLSVTIRCIPLDGPKEEGTCPFTGNPSSQRVLFAKSY